A portion of the Stigmatella aurantiaca DW4/3-1 genome contains these proteins:
- a CDS encoding FAD-dependent oxidoreductase — MSSGQAGRPGRKRRIVILGGGVGAMTAAFGLTNYPGWKDQYEVILYSLGWRLGGKGASGRNKDFAQRIEEHGLHVWMGHYENAFRMMRQVYGELGRPRGAPLATLDEAFKKHSLITLFERTPTDWVDWNFHFPTNSKEPGVGEGMEPHALADTLEKGLELLVDQLRGGPGAGLAAATPAPESLPSKVEGVMRTLGLSLIPKGGVPGIGRTLQLAQQLAARLPRGRGAPDANHLQALLWLVEEAWSRLSSRIVRNWENSEVRKLWALLELGLVIARGILRDGVLETGFNGLDGEDFRAWLLRHGASDFTLYRAPIVQGMYTLLFAYVKGDPAQQFLAAGVATRFLLRMGLTYKGAIFYKMRAGMGDVVFAPLYEVLKRRGVEFRFFHKVTQLRANSLTRHVDRVEMIQQVALKDPAAGYQPLVDVLGLPCWPDRPRYEQIVDGEDLEASGIHLESSWAHAWKGERPVTLERGRDYDLLVMGISLGAFPYLCQELLAHSPRWQRMVETLQTNQTLGVQLWLSRSLEGLGWREEPTVATAYSEPLNTYADMTQLLPREQWPPGTVKDLAYFTAPLIDAPEIPPFSDTDFPRREHERLKEISLRWFRERTGTLWPRATGYNPTALDWELLVDLNSSREGAARFDSQFWRANIDPSERYVLSLPGSTAARLGSHESDYNGLYLAGDWTLTGLNCGCVEAAVMSGLQAAQAISGHPEHISGESDF; from the coding sequence ATGAGTTCGGGACAGGCGGGGCGCCCCGGCCGCAAGCGCAGGATCGTCATTCTGGGCGGCGGCGTGGGGGCCATGACGGCGGCGTTCGGGTTGACCAACTACCCGGGTTGGAAGGACCAGTACGAGGTCATCCTTTACAGCCTGGGCTGGCGGCTGGGCGGCAAAGGGGCCAGCGGGCGCAACAAGGACTTCGCCCAGCGCATCGAGGAGCACGGGCTCCACGTCTGGATGGGCCACTACGAGAACGCCTTCCGGATGATGCGGCAAGTCTATGGGGAGCTGGGCCGTCCCCGGGGGGCGCCGCTGGCCACCCTGGACGAGGCGTTCAAGAAGCATTCCCTCATCACGCTGTTCGAGCGCACGCCCACCGATTGGGTGGACTGGAACTTCCACTTCCCCACCAACTCGAAGGAGCCAGGGGTGGGGGAAGGCATGGAGCCGCATGCGCTCGCCGATACCCTGGAGAAGGGGCTCGAGCTGCTGGTGGATCAGCTGCGCGGGGGGCCGGGCGCCGGTCTCGCGGCGGCGACGCCCGCCCCCGAGTCGCTGCCCAGCAAGGTCGAGGGGGTGATGCGCACCCTGGGGCTCTCGCTCATCCCCAAGGGGGGAGTGCCCGGCATTGGCCGCACGCTCCAGCTGGCCCAGCAGCTCGCCGCCCGGCTCCCGCGAGGGCGGGGCGCGCCGGACGCGAATCACCTCCAAGCGCTTCTGTGGCTCGTCGAGGAGGCGTGGAGCCGGCTGTCGTCGCGCATCGTTCGGAACTGGGAAAACAGCGAGGTGCGCAAGCTCTGGGCGCTGCTGGAGCTGGGGCTCGTCATTGCCCGGGGCATCCTGCGGGATGGCGTGCTGGAGACGGGCTTCAACGGCCTCGATGGCGAGGACTTCCGGGCCTGGCTCCTGCGCCACGGCGCCAGCGACTTCACGCTGTACCGTGCCCCCATCGTTCAGGGGATGTACACCCTGCTGTTCGCCTACGTGAAGGGAGACCCCGCCCAGCAGTTCCTGGCGGCGGGCGTGGCCACGCGCTTCCTGTTGCGCATGGGCCTCACGTACAAGGGCGCCATCTTCTACAAGATGCGCGCGGGCATGGGGGATGTGGTGTTCGCGCCCCTCTACGAGGTGCTGAAGCGGCGCGGGGTGGAGTTCCGCTTCTTCCACAAGGTGACCCAGCTGCGCGCCAATTCACTGACCCGCCACGTGGACCGGGTGGAGATGATCCAGCAGGTGGCGCTGAAGGATCCGGCGGCAGGGTACCAGCCCCTCGTGGACGTGCTCGGTCTGCCCTGCTGGCCCGACCGGCCGCGCTATGAGCAGATCGTCGATGGCGAGGATCTCGAAGCTTCTGGCATCCACCTGGAATCCTCCTGGGCGCATGCCTGGAAGGGGGAGCGGCCCGTCACCCTGGAGCGCGGCCGGGATTACGATCTGCTGGTGATGGGCATCTCCCTGGGCGCCTTTCCCTACCTGTGTCAGGAACTGCTGGCGCACAGCCCGCGCTGGCAACGGATGGTGGAGACGCTCCAGACGAACCAGACGCTGGGCGTGCAGCTCTGGCTGTCGCGCAGCCTGGAGGGACTGGGGTGGCGGGAAGAGCCCACCGTGGCCACCGCCTACTCCGAGCCGCTGAACACCTACGCGGACATGACCCAGCTTCTGCCGCGCGAGCAGTGGCCGCCGGGCACCGTCAAGGACCTGGCCTACTTCACCGCGCCGCTGATCGACGCGCCCGAGATTCCGCCTTTCTCCGACACGGATTTTCCCCGGCGGGAGCACGAGCGGCTGAAGGAGATCTCCCTGCGCTGGTTCCGGGAGCGGACGGGGACGCTGTGGCCCCGGGCGACGGGCTACAACCCCACGGCTTTGGACTGGGAGCTGCTCGTGGACCTGAACAGCTCGCGCGAGGGCGCCGCGCGCTTCGACAGCCAGTTCTGGAGGGCCAACATCGATCCATCCGAGCGCTATGTGCTGTCGTTGCCCGGCTCGACCGCGGCCCGGCTCGGCTCGCACGAGTCGGATTACAACGGGCTGTACCTGGCCGGAGACTGGACGCTCACGGGGCTCAACTGCGGGTGCGTGGAGGCGGCGGTGATGTCCGGGCTCCAGGCGGCCCAGGCCATCTCCGGCCACCCGGAGCACATCTCCGGCGAGAGCGACTTCTGA
- a CDS encoding protein kinase domain-containing protein: protein MSGRQVGGRYILEKKIAGGGMGAIWLAHDPQLDRKVALKLTTSLRISSDSARRQFEQEARAIAQFRHPNVVQIYDFGLDKGEDPYIVMELLDGEDLEARLRRQPQVPAAAVASVLLQVGKALTAAHTAGIVHRDLKPANIFLARVDGEEVVKILDFGLARLVQRPEEVSFDTPSDGMIGTLRYMSPEQIRGDRALDHRSDLWSIAVVLYRALTGQFPFPIELVGPLLSGTFHPPDVAPSTLKLGLSPELDGFFMRALHPDPTQRFGSAHEMVAAFATIVKTAERPQAARILVVDDEPDVEMLLKQAFRRQIRDNVYQFFFASDGENALEKLRQYPDIEVVVTDINMPRMDGLALLSRVSEAYPLAKVIIVSAYSDMTNLRMAMNRGAYDFLVKPLDFQDLETTLNKTLRHVRELRQMARSIKENELLALFVQSTVLSLLRTLTQGREALSGERVDSTVVFINFKEFTAATRNEAPAGIVRKLNDIIHIIVPELTSRQGVVDKFIGDTVVAVFRGHEHLYRALSACMSIRQELQTRAFRSGEQSPYAHGVSIGLDSGKVVSGGLGSHDLGRLEYAVLGDVVTTAALLASQAGRDQILVVERLSQRLAESFKCQLLTARLLPGSHEPVNVYEVIGPYNAVTLPDESATKPNTQGSPSVEALSAKGPE, encoded by the coding sequence CAATTGGATCGCAAGGTCGCGCTCAAGCTGACCACCTCGCTGCGCATCTCCTCGGACTCGGCGCGGCGCCAGTTCGAGCAAGAGGCGCGGGCCATTGCCCAGTTCCGTCATCCGAACGTGGTGCAGATCTACGACTTCGGCTTGGACAAGGGCGAGGACCCGTACATCGTCATGGAGCTGCTCGACGGGGAGGATCTCGAGGCCCGGCTGCGGCGGCAGCCGCAGGTCCCCGCCGCCGCCGTGGCGAGCGTGCTGCTCCAGGTGGGCAAGGCCTTGACCGCCGCGCACACGGCCGGCATCGTCCACCGCGATCTCAAGCCCGCCAACATCTTCCTGGCCCGCGTCGATGGCGAAGAGGTGGTGAAGATCCTCGACTTTGGCCTGGCCCGGTTGGTTCAGCGCCCCGAGGAAGTCTCCTTCGATACACCTTCGGATGGGATGATCGGCACGCTGCGATACATGAGCCCGGAGCAGATCCGCGGCGATCGCGCCCTCGATCACCGCAGCGATCTCTGGTCCATCGCGGTGGTGCTCTACCGGGCCCTCACCGGCCAGTTTCCCTTTCCCATCGAGCTGGTCGGGCCCCTGCTGTCTGGCACCTTCCACCCTCCGGACGTGGCGCCCTCCACCCTGAAGCTGGGGTTGAGCCCGGAGCTGGACGGCTTCTTCATGCGCGCCCTGCACCCGGATCCCACCCAGCGCTTCGGGTCCGCCCACGAGATGGTCGCCGCCTTCGCGACGATCGTGAAGACGGCGGAGCGGCCCCAGGCGGCGCGGATCCTCGTGGTGGACGACGAGCCGGACGTGGAGATGCTGCTGAAGCAGGCCTTCCGCCGGCAGATCCGCGACAACGTCTACCAGTTCTTCTTCGCCTCCGATGGCGAGAACGCGCTGGAGAAGCTGCGCCAGTACCCCGACATCGAGGTGGTCGTCACCGACATCAACATGCCGCGCATGGACGGTCTGGCCCTGCTCAGCCGCGTCAGCGAGGCCTATCCGCTCGCGAAGGTCATCATCGTCTCGGCGTACAGCGACATGACCAACCTGCGCATGGCGATGAATCGCGGGGCGTACGACTTCCTGGTCAAGCCGCTCGACTTCCAGGATCTCGAGACGACGCTCAACAAGACGCTGCGGCACGTGAGGGAGCTGCGCCAGATGGCGCGCTCCATCAAGGAGAACGAGCTGCTGGCGCTCTTCGTCCAGAGCACGGTCCTGTCGCTGCTGCGCACATTGACGCAGGGGCGCGAGGCCCTGTCCGGGGAGCGGGTGGACTCCACGGTGGTGTTCATCAACTTCAAGGAGTTCACCGCCGCCACCCGCAACGAGGCGCCCGCGGGGATTGTCCGGAAGCTGAACGACATCATCCACATCATCGTCCCGGAGCTGACGTCGCGTCAGGGGGTGGTGGACAAGTTCATCGGTGACACGGTGGTGGCTGTGTTCCGCGGTCACGAGCACCTGTACCGGGCCCTGAGCGCGTGCATGTCCATCCGCCAGGAGCTCCAGACGCGGGCCTTCCGGTCCGGAGAGCAATCCCCCTATGCGCATGGCGTCAGCATCGGGCTGGATTCGGGCAAGGTGGTCTCCGGTGGGCTGGGCAGCCATGATCTCGGCCGGTTGGAGTACGCGGTGCTGGGAGACGTGGTGACCACCGCGGCCCTCCTGGCCTCCCAGGCCGGGCGGGATCAGATCCTGGTCGTCGAGCGGCTAAGCCAGCGGTTGGCCGAGAGCTTCAAGTGCCAACTGCTCACAGCGCGTCTCCTTCCGGGGAGCCATGAGCCGGTGAACGTCTACGAGGTCATTGGGCCGTACAATGCGGTGACGCTGCCCGATGAGTCCGCGACGAAGCCGAATACGCAGGGAAGCCCTTCCGTGGAGGCTCTTTCGGCCAAAGGTCCGGAATAG
- a CDS encoding acetoacetate decarboxylase family protein → MQMPLTESSLFDAYPSTEEYELSSGAVCPVPYVCRSADMVVLHGPADIEPVRSLLAGQRYQPVSIGHGQCAVSIWVANYHDTTCGPYKELIVTFMVSLKPLEVPVHAPLELLQPLAHPDVTTFCYKLILDQQVPIDFGREVHGHAKHPSPQPVNIAFSTPWCQFDVACEGKRLVQGRVRYPEEPAQNQRLSVGFVTPKEVFQTRNVMHFEMESRLRLFGEGDEFSLSSESTLGRALVQMRYTPQVVQYLPRVRFVMPKPLNWHGREG, encoded by the coding sequence ATGCAAATGCCGTTGACCGAGTCCTCGCTGTTCGACGCCTATCCCTCCACCGAGGAGTACGAGCTCTCCTCGGGCGCTGTCTGCCCGGTTCCCTATGTCTGTCGCTCCGCGGACATGGTGGTGCTCCATGGGCCGGCGGACATCGAACCTGTCCGGAGCTTGCTCGCGGGACAGCGCTACCAGCCCGTGTCCATCGGCCATGGCCAGTGTGCCGTATCGATCTGGGTGGCCAACTACCACGACACCACCTGCGGTCCTTACAAGGAGCTCATCGTCACCTTCATGGTGTCGCTGAAGCCGCTCGAGGTGCCGGTCCACGCGCCGCTGGAGCTGCTCCAGCCGTTGGCGCATCCTGACGTCACCACCTTCTGTTACAAGTTGATCCTCGATCAGCAGGTTCCCATCGACTTTGGCCGCGAGGTCCACGGCCACGCCAAGCACCCGTCGCCCCAGCCCGTGAACATCGCTTTCTCCACGCCCTGGTGCCAGTTCGACGTCGCTTGTGAGGGCAAGCGGCTGGTTCAAGGCCGTGTGCGCTACCCCGAGGAGCCCGCGCAGAACCAGCGTCTCTCCGTCGGCTTCGTGACCCCCAAGGAAGTCTTCCAGACACGCAACGTCATGCACTTCGAGATGGAGTCCCGCCTGCGGCTTTTCGGCGAGGGCGATGAGTTCTCGCTCTCCAGCGAGAGCACGCTGGGCCGCGCGCTCGTGCAGATGCGCTACACGCCCCAGGTGGTGCAGTACCTGCCCCGGGTCCGCTTCGTGATGCCCAAGCCCCTCAATTGGCACGGCCGGGAGGGGTGA
- a CDS encoding NAD(P)/FAD-dependent oxidoreductase: MTAAPRKKVVVLGGGAGALTTAYYLSRTPELREQYEVTVYQVGWRLGGKGASGRGPNGRIEEHGLHVFWGFYENAFRLMRECYREMNRPATMPLATFEQAFLPRDLMALQELVQGTWHRWVIPFPSNARSPGESDSIDSVQEILEALFQTLRELFDRTQGLLVRTAAQGPGHEALGVLKTVLSESLERGADLLKFVREIVREGQALLEQAQAHLLVLRVEVDVEARAVPDDLFLRTLRSFLRWLWSRFTPLLESNFLLFQLCVGLDFLVANLVGILSDQVFAKGFNAIEELDYREWLAKHGASELTLRSALSRAIYDAAMSMVDGDPDRQSIGAGSALRALLRIGLTYQGHIAYEFAASMGDVVFVPLYEACRKNGVRFEFFHRVEELIADDVTGRPQIRQIRIGRQVDLKAPSQEYEPLIVVKNLPCWPSQPLWDQIVQSEQLLQEGVNLESFYTPWKSVEERVLEVGRDFDHVVFGIPVASVPFLCPSLLEKSAQWRRMVADVATIQTQSFQLWTSKDLSSLGWTVGSPMLTGYIEPIDTWADMTNLLPREGWALPNAPRTVAYFCGPQPGPSRPPPPEAHGFPAQETERARRDAVHFLSHDISVLWPRATQPKAPGVFDWTLLVPSNGKQGEARFETQYWRANVDPSERYTLALPGTSKARIRPDRTGFVNLAICGDWVDNGFYIGAAEGAVISGMLAFRAVTGQPLPISGEAFWYR, translated from the coding sequence ATGACGGCGGCCCCGCGCAAGAAGGTGGTGGTGCTCGGAGGCGGGGCGGGGGCCCTCACCACGGCCTATTACCTGTCCCGCACGCCCGAGCTGCGCGAGCAGTACGAAGTCACCGTCTACCAGGTGGGCTGGCGGCTGGGGGGCAAGGGGGCCAGTGGCCGGGGGCCGAACGGGCGCATCGAGGAGCATGGGCTTCACGTCTTCTGGGGCTTCTACGAGAACGCCTTCCGGCTGATGCGGGAGTGTTACCGGGAGATGAACCGGCCCGCGACGATGCCGCTGGCCACCTTCGAGCAGGCCTTTCTGCCCCGGGATCTGATGGCCTTGCAGGAGCTTGTTCAGGGCACCTGGCATCGCTGGGTCATTCCCTTTCCGTCCAACGCCCGCTCCCCGGGCGAGTCCGACAGCATCGACTCCGTCCAGGAGATCCTCGAGGCCCTGTTTCAGACGCTCCGCGAGCTCTTCGACAGGACCCAGGGACTGTTGGTGCGCACGGCGGCGCAAGGGCCCGGCCACGAGGCGCTCGGTGTTCTCAAGACCGTGCTGTCGGAGAGCCTGGAGCGGGGGGCCGACCTGCTCAAGTTCGTGCGGGAGATCGTGCGAGAGGGCCAGGCGTTGCTGGAGCAGGCCCAGGCGCATCTTCTGGTGCTTCGGGTGGAGGTGGATGTGGAGGCGCGGGCGGTGCCGGATGACCTGTTCCTCCGCACGCTCCGGAGCTTCCTGCGCTGGTTGTGGTCCCGGTTCACCCCGTTGCTCGAGTCGAACTTCCTGCTGTTCCAGCTCTGTGTGGGGCTGGACTTCCTGGTGGCCAACCTCGTCGGCATCCTCTCGGACCAGGTGTTCGCCAAGGGGTTCAATGCCATCGAGGAGCTCGACTACCGCGAGTGGCTGGCGAAGCACGGGGCCAGTGAGCTGACGCTGCGCTCGGCGCTGTCCCGCGCCATCTACGACGCGGCCATGTCCATGGTGGACGGCGATCCCGACCGGCAATCCATCGGCGCGGGCAGCGCGCTCCGGGCGCTGCTGCGCATCGGGCTGACCTACCAGGGGCACATTGCCTACGAGTTCGCCGCCTCCATGGGGGACGTCGTCTTCGTGCCGCTCTACGAAGCCTGCCGGAAGAACGGCGTCCGCTTCGAGTTCTTCCACCGGGTGGAGGAGTTGATCGCCGACGATGTGACGGGCCGCCCGCAGATCCGGCAAATCCGCATCGGGCGCCAGGTGGATCTGAAGGCTCCATCGCAGGAGTATGAGCCCCTCATCGTCGTGAAGAACCTGCCGTGCTGGCCCAGCCAGCCCTTGTGGGACCAGATCGTCCAGAGTGAGCAGCTCCTCCAGGAGGGCGTGAACCTGGAGTCCTTCTACACGCCGTGGAAGAGCGTGGAGGAGCGGGTCCTCGAAGTGGGGCGGGACTTTGACCATGTGGTCTTTGGCATTCCGGTGGCCTCGGTGCCCTTCCTGTGTCCGAGCCTCCTCGAAAAGAGCGCCCAGTGGCGGCGGATGGTGGCGGATGTGGCCACCATCCAGACGCAGTCCTTCCAGCTCTGGACCTCGAAGGACTTGAGTTCCCTGGGCTGGACCGTGGGCAGCCCCATGCTCACCGGGTACATCGAGCCCATCGATACGTGGGCGGACATGACGAACCTGCTGCCCCGGGAGGGATGGGCGCTCCCCAACGCGCCTCGCACCGTGGCCTATTTCTGCGGTCCCCAACCCGGCCCCTCGCGGCCCCCTCCGCCGGAGGCGCACGGCTTTCCGGCCCAGGAGACGGAGCGGGCCCGGAGGGATGCGGTTCACTTTCTCAGCCATGACATCAGCGTGCTCTGGCCGCGCGCCACCCAGCCCAAGGCGCCCGGCGTGTTCGACTGGACGCTGCTGGTGCCCTCGAATGGAAAGCAGGGGGAGGCGCGCTTCGAGACGCAGTACTGGCGCGCCAATGTGGATCCGAGCGAGCGCTACACGCTGGCGTTGCCTGGAACGTCCAAGGCCCGGATCCGTCCGGATCGCACGGGCTTCGTCAACCTGGCCATCTGCGGAGACTGGGTGGACAACGGCTTCTACATTGGCGCGGCGGAGGGGGCCGTCATCTCCGGCATGCTCGCGTTCCGCGCCGTGACCGGGCAGCCGCTGCCCATCTCCGGAGAGGCGTTCTGGTACCGATGA
- a CDS encoding acetoacetate decarboxylase family protein: protein MRPPGRKYIDSPSLQVFPPPSLCQDVTQYIFFLKGKQDRLQALCDTFLNEPSGGAVHYRPRLPFVMLTFQHVGRLTSAVEGFQDWGYTSEREVTFWIAASDYRRHGADELCKRVELFVPYIYTDNPWAVAGGREIYGFPKQAADIRMPGTGQEAGAFEVRTLAYRTFSPDTRAEVARLLLLERADGQPFTQDVAGAFQADNLLQQVGLLRDELGTLLDFNFEAGSRVLDFLFRPSLPMVFLKQFRGVGTSDGACYQAIVGAEADQLKLRGLRLLPRRFRLTIDSLASQPLAEDLGLELNPRGQLSIAGGIQLQFDFRLNEGHLLWSGS from the coding sequence ATGCGCCCGCCGGGCAGGAAATACATCGACAGCCCATCGCTCCAGGTCTTCCCGCCGCCGAGCCTGTGCCAGGACGTCACCCAGTACATCTTCTTCCTCAAGGGCAAGCAGGACCGGCTTCAGGCGCTCTGTGACACGTTTCTCAATGAGCCCTCGGGCGGCGCGGTGCACTACCGCCCGCGGCTGCCCTTCGTCATGCTGACCTTCCAGCACGTGGGGCGGCTGACCTCGGCGGTGGAAGGGTTCCAGGACTGGGGCTACACCTCGGAGCGGGAGGTGACGTTCTGGATCGCCGCCAGCGACTACCGGCGGCACGGCGCGGACGAGCTGTGCAAGCGCGTGGAGTTGTTCGTTCCCTACATCTACACGGACAACCCGTGGGCGGTGGCGGGGGGGCGGGAGATCTACGGCTTTCCGAAGCAGGCCGCCGACATCCGCATGCCCGGCACGGGGCAGGAGGCGGGGGCGTTCGAGGTGCGGACCCTGGCGTACCGCACCTTCAGTCCGGACACGCGCGCCGAGGTGGCGCGGTTGCTGCTGCTCGAGCGGGCGGATGGCCAGCCTTTCACGCAGGATGTGGCGGGGGCCTTCCAGGCAGACAACTTGCTTCAGCAGGTGGGGCTGCTCCGGGACGAGCTGGGCACGCTGCTCGACTTCAACTTCGAGGCGGGCTCGCGGGTCCTGGACTTCTTGTTCCGGCCCTCCCTTCCCATGGTCTTTCTCAAGCAGTTCCGGGGGGTCGGCACGTCCGATGGGGCCTGTTACCAGGCCATCGTGGGCGCGGAGGCCGACCAGCTCAAACTCCGGGGGCTGCGGCTGCTGCCGAGGCGCTTTCGGCTGACAATCGACTCGCTGGCCAGCCAGCCGCTCGCGGAGGATCTCGGGTTGGAGCTCAACCCCCGGGGGCAGTTGTCCATCGCGGGGGGCATTCAGCTCCAGTTCGATTTCCGGCTCAACGAAGGTCACCTCCTCTGGAGTGGTTCATGA